The sequence ACTAATTCAAGAAGTGAACATGTCCGATTTTGTTCAAGCCAGAGACCATTTCACAGAAGTATGAAAGACATGACAGACGTCAGTATGAAGTGCATGACAGAGGTTGTCTTCAAAGGCAATCTATGCTCTGTTCTGTAGATCGATGCTACCTGCCCTTTTTTAGTTGCATATGATTTGAACAAAAGGCTTTCCGAGAGATTCATGCGCTGACAAACACCCAAATGAAAGCGGTCTTCCCGCTCAGTTTTTATGTACATGATAAAGAGTCAAACTGTCCGTATATCAGTGGAACTCACCACTCTGTGTTGTGAAGGACTTTGAAGCAACATCGACAACGATTCATTAGAAAGCAGAAGCCTGTCGGCCAGAGACTTTGGATGGACGGTGCCGCCATCCCAGCCTGAGAGAAACAGTTTGCTCCAACCTCTGCCAGCATAACCGTGCCGTGGTCACTTTCAAGCCATTGTGCGTGTCGTTTCAAAACTACTGGCCGTTGGTAATAATCTATGAGGTTTCAGTCTTGGTCTTTTTTGTGATTTTTCTTTTGGTTTTTCTGAATTTTTTTGTTGACCACTTGCAATGTAGTGAAGAAATTTCCCAGGAACAAGACAAAGAATGTCAGTGACAGCATAATTACCTGGGGACAAAAAGGAAAAGTCATGATTTTAACTGAAGCTACATCTGAATCTCTGAAAGGGCTCAGATATGTTTAGTATATGGGAATAACATTCTTTAGAACACTACACGTTATCAAAGGTCATGTAAATAAATCAAGTTGAGCCTGTGAACAGACAAACCTTCCATGCACATCTTTTTGTTTTACTTCAGAGGTCAACCCATATCAACCATTCTGATAATAGCTTTAAAAGATTACATTTGTTGTCAGATACTGACAGGGGAAAGGCACACATTAGTTTACAAAGAATCCTTTCAAACATTTTCCTCTAATAAAGATCAcccaaaacaaaaaatacatattttacaaTCTTAATCTTATTTATTAATCAACACCATTGTTGGAAATATTGGCCCTAGTACCGCCttctttcaaatataaatatagaCGTGTATATTTGGATGAACTGTCCCTTCAACAGCTGTTGCCTGCCATGCCTCTTGACATTTAAGCCCAGGGCCTTCCAGTGTGACCCTCACCTGCCACTCCTTACAGTCCTCATGTCCTCCCAAGCGAAACAGGGTCAGTGAGTTGTAGAGCTGCCAAAACTGCACAGTGAGAGGAAGCATAATGGTTCATTATGTTGCAGCATGCTCTCATGGCACACATTTCTCCCCAGCTAATGCCGTCTCTTAACTGTTATGGAAAACCTTACCTCTGTATGTACAGTTAATGCAGATCAAACAATAAATGCTGGTGTGAAATGCATTACAAAGTCTTCCTCACTTTAAGCAATAAAGCTGTAAGAAAACGTTATGTTTCGACTTACATGGCCACAAAAGAGGAATGGCAAAAGGAAAGTGAGGCCTCTCCACATCCAGGATTGAAATCCCTCTGTAGAGAAACAAAACTGTAAAGCACACACAACACTACACCAATGTGTTGTTATCCAGTCATTAATTACAGATGGTTTTCGTTAGTAGCTAATTCGTTGAGCTACTCGGATTACATCTGCTTGGCAGCACACTGATTTGAACAAATGTCTCCGTCACCTTTACCCTATTTTTTCCGACACGGTGTTACAGTTGGCTCAAGAGTTCAAACGATTGAAATGACTGCCCCCGAAAATAGCGTTGATCTTACCCACTGTGAGGTCCAGCTGATTTCTCTCTCCCAACGCTCGCAACCGGTATAAGCAGCCCCTCTGGTAGTAATACTGGAGGTACTGAACAAAGCCTGCAGGACAAATTGAGAGTACAACGAGATTACTTCATATCTCAGAACTGGAAAGAAAGCTTTCTTTAAGGACTGCATCCAACAAtcattttctttaaagattGATCTGCCAATTTGTTTTTTATAAAACACCAGATTGCAGGGAAAATGGTCCGTTCCAAGAAATGTCTATACATCAGAATCAGATTCTTTTATGACCGAATCGGTTTTATTCCTGGTATTTACACATAccaggaatttgctttggtataTGTGGTGAatacaaagacacagaaagaagaatacgtaagaaataaaataaaatagcacTTCTTTGATAACAGCATTTTCTGCCATTTTTGCTTGAAAAAAAACAGTTAATCCACTATTAAGCTGTTGCAGCAAACGTCCAAAAAATGGAAAGCAACTTATAACATGAAGCTTAAAGTGAAATATGTTCCTTATGttcttaaaacaaaaataaatagctGCATTTGTAGGTggtttcttgtttgtttttttaagagtAACATCTATTTGTTTATTCATTTGGTTTATCACCCAAACCCCCGACCAAAGAGCAATGTCACAAAGTCCTCACATCATGATGTACATTTGATGTTGGCAATAACTGTAACCACCAGCGTGTGAGAAATAATTACTATAGGAACAACAGCCATTATAAGGTCATTACAAAATACTGGCTTTAGAGCTGTTGTCACACTACAGGCCTCTATGTCAATACGGTTAATCAGCTACATCTTCTCCAAAAGTTAACTtgaaccttttattttaaataatttgcTTTTATATATTGATCATTACAATGACCTAATGTCTTTGCTTTTGACTTGCTTCTTGATTACTGTCCCTATACTGTATAAATATGTTCCTATATAGAAAAGTGTTTGTAGTGGTAACACAATGTTACAGCTGATACTTGGTCTACTATAATACCATGTTGTGACAGTTTGACAGCGTCAGATATAAACCATTACCCGTTACGAGTTATTAATTGTCTTATCTCCTCCTTTTTATATAAGGAAAGAACAACATACTTAACATTAAGGTCACAGTCAAGGCGATTTGTCGTTTACTCTGTTAAAGTTGATTGGCAGAAAGTTGATCATTCGTCAAATCAAAAAGGCCAAATGTTATCTTACAGGTTCGTTAGGGGGAGGATGTGCCGCTTTCTTGGATCATTGTCAAATATTTTCATTTGAAGACTACACACAATTTCCTGATATTTCATTGAACAACCGTTTTATTAATGAATCAATAACATAATTGCCagattaataaataaaaaaagtaattaTTGGTTGCAGCCCTACATTAGAGTTATATGTAGCTTTATAGAAATGCAATTCATACCAGAGTGCCAGATATGTTACAACAATTCTCCTTTATCTGTCAAATCTGGTGTCGGTCACGGATGATGTAACACAGAGACAGCACATGGCAGAGCGCCTCAAATATCCCCACATGTGGCTAGTGGCTACACATGACCAGTCAGCGAAAAACATATCACCTACATATTTAGCTACAAGATACTCGCAACAAAAAGAGGGATTTCTGTTACCCCTTCAAACCACTTTTAATCTCAAGTGAATGTTGCTTTTTGAGGATGAACTCCCTCATGTTTGGGTAACAACAATATAAGGAAAAcacattattctgaaatggtccGGCCAAACAGACTTCCTAAAGAGAAGCTGGTTCAAAGTCGAGTAAACAAATGAAATTCTTACTCTGATAAATGCAGAAAGCGAGGAACTGGCTTCTGAACATCTGATACACTGGTCCCTCCGGCCTGGGGGGAAAAAACATACggttaaacaaaaacaaaactggAGCCCTTTTTGTCTCCGAAGTCGCTCGCCTGTGTGGGattgtacaaaaataaaagtacaactatAACGGCTGAAACAAACAAAGCCAAAAACTCACCATGTGAGCATCACACCCGACAGAAAGGTGGAGACATAATGGTGAAACACCCACCAACCGTAGATCCtgaaaagcagaagaagacatttACCATTGTACAACCTAGccatttaaaaaatacttttccCTATAATAATTAACTATTACAATTCCAACAAAATGCAGTGCCTCCGGGTTGACACACAACACACCTGGAGCCATTGCTCATGAGGATGCTTTCCCGTATGGTCAATGTGCAGTAGTACCACACCAGCAAAAAGTTGAAGATTTCATCAGTGACTctaaacaataaataaagaaaataaatataatcaAACCACTTTtaacatttgtattatttaaagAAAACAATATGCAGAAACATTGTCTCACCGGTAGTTGAGGAAGAAGAGGCTTATTGCTCCAAACATCAGGATTATTGTCATATAAAGCTTGAACTTCTCATACTCGTCTTTATAGGCAAATCTATCAATTAAAAAGGAGGTAAACAAGAAGGTGATAAATACACAAAAACCAATATTCTTCACACTGAATACTTGACTTACTTTGCCTGGTTGCTGAGAAGCGTTACGTTCACACTGCCCAGGACCAGATTCAGGTACAGTCTGAAAAACACACAAATGGAAATAAGTAATACAACATGTCTGTGATGTGAAGTGTGGCCATGAAAAAAGTACTGACCCGTTTTTCTTCGGCAAATACGCTTCCATATCAAAGAACACATTTTCTTTatcttttatttgtgttttcatATCCGCTATTAGTTTCAGTTCTTGCTCGTCACATGTTTTGGAACACCTGTGGAGAAAAAACCAACATGATCATtaatggaaaaagaaatgagAGCAAGAAGAAATAGCTTTGATCTCGAAGGCACATATAGATCATAACTTTTTAATAGcatttacatttactcaaagAAAGTGTCCCCAACAAAAGCACTCAAATCAAAACTAAAAGACCACTTATTCAAAGAACGTATACAAAACGTGTATCTTCTAAAAGAGGCTGATGAATGTGATGAATGACAAACTGATAATAAGCAAGTTCACTGATAAAGAGTGTAGTTCAGGAAACCAAGCCGTTAAAGAATCATGACCTTTTCTGTCTTGATCAGAGAACACTTACTTCGTCAAACTCCACCTTAGGTCTTTCAGGCATTTTTTCTGTTTACTGATGGCGCTGCTGCATGTTGTCTGAAGGCTGGTGAGCTCCTCAAGCTTTTGTCTGTACACTTTGTGAGTTTCCTAGTTatcaaacaaacacaacaacatTGTGGAGAACATGTGTAAGGACAAAAGAGTGATTCTTCATTATTGAGAGAAAAATGCAAATGTTTCAATCTGCAGCCACACATTTATCAAAATACAAGCACTACTGAAAAAAGTATGCAACAAGTATGTGACCCCTTTGGAactacctggatttctgcatacattggtcataaatgtgttgttaaaatctgatcttcatctaagtcacaaccaTAGACAAACAGTCTGCTTAAGCTAAAACCACACAAacaatatgttttcatgtttttattgaacacaccatgtaaacattcacagtgcagggtggaaaaagtatgtgaacccttggATTTAATAACTGGTTGACCCTCCTTTGGCAGCAATAACCTCAACCAACGTTTCCTATAGTTGCATATCAGACCTGCACAACGGTCAGGAGGAATTTTTGGACCATTTCTCTTTACAAACTGTTTCAGTTCAGCAATATTCTTGGGATGTCTGGTGTGAATCGCTCTCTTGAGGTCATGCCACAGCATCTCAATTGGGTTGAGGTCAGGACTCTGACTGGGCCACTCCAGAAGGCGTATTTTCTTCTGTTGAAGCCATTCTGTTGTTGATTTACTTCTGTGCTTTGGGTCGTTGTCCTGTTGCATCACCCATCTTCTGTTGAGCTTCAATTGGTGGACAGATGGCCTTAAGTTCTCCAGCTAAATGTCTTGATAAACTTGAGAATTCATTTTTCCGTCGATGATGGCAATCTGTCCAGGCCCTGAGGCAGCAAAGCAGCCCCAAACCATGATGCTCCCTCCACCATACTTCACAGTTGGGATGAGGTTTTGATGTTGGTGTGCTGTGCCTTtttttctccacacatagcgttgtgtgttccttccaaacaactcaactttggtttcatctgtccacagaatattttgccagtagtgctgtggaacatccactgCTGTCCAcgtttgcaaacttcaaacgtggacagcagtggcttcctccgactaacttatgcagaaatccaggtaattccaaaaggttcacatactttttcttgcaactgtatgccAATGAAAAtacatctttttttcttttttaaaggacCAAATAATGTTATATACAAAGCTTTGCcaatcataaaaaaaaaaaaaaaccttaatGGGCAACAAGGCCAATCATAGGAATTGTGATTATTTAGAAGGTCCACATGGCAATCAACAGTGTGTAATTCACTACAgggttcaaacactttttcaccaatgattttacctggtacatggtgtacttctactccactacatgtatttaatacctttagttacttcacagatctggatgaatgatgtgaaatataaccaagtgttaaatcagactttagttccacctggagtaaatccataagctaccctgcagtatagtgttgtcacgataccaacattttggtttcgataccgataccaagtcaagaattgcgattccgattctttttcgatacttttcttaaaaaaatggaaacacggaatatcggctttaaaattaggaataacagatgattttagcagtcagaacaactaaagcagcagtgttactaagaacagaaacgccaaagagtcacatctaatataaatatatataaaagcatttattttaattgtgtagcagtgagtttaacattttggcagcactgttgagcattttgaaaatgtattttcatgcctctgtgcaaggcttagtctttctatctttatagccactggtgtaaagtaactaagttcataaactcaagtactacttgggtacaattttgagatacttgtactttatttaagtatttcaatgtttcttttgctactttgtacttctaatccactacagttcagaggtacatggtgtacttttactccactacagttcagaggtacatggtgtacttttactccactacagttcagaggtacatggtgtacttctaatccactacagttcagaggtacatggtgtacttcaactccactacatgtattgaatccctttagttacttcacagatctggatgaatgatgtgaaatctaaccaagtgttgaatcatactttagttccacctggagtaaatccaccagctaccctgcagtctacaaagtacttcagactagctgcaccttcaccagctaccctgcagtctacaaagtacttcagactagctgcaccttcaccagctaccctgcagtctacaaagtacttcagactagctgcacctccaccagctaccctgcagtctacaaagtacttcagactagctgcaccttcaccagctaccctgcagtctacaaagtacttcaaactagctgcacctttaccagctttgagaacactttcatgatcaatcattataaaacacatcatatatattattctgaaatggaccaatctgcaccatgactacttttactgtcgctactttaatacttttacttgaggaacattttgaatgcagtacttttactgtaacagagtattcctacactctggtgcttctagtacaagacctgagtacttctactttaactactacgatgagaatacttttgtacttttatttgaggaacattttgatttcagGATTATtgctacattctggtacttctactttaactcaagtacaagaccccggtacttctacttttactcaagtacaagatatatacttataccacctccgtgtatagcctatgaaaaaaaaactaatagaaaacgaaggctaaagctaacgttagcagatagtgatgctagtttgctagttaagtttgctcaacgataatattgcgacagaaaaacttttcagtgcacatcacgctctgccgctccgacagggagctctgctctgaacacctgaacggcccgttcacagacttctggcgtcttttttgttaacaagccgaggcgcagcggcagttgcactcccacttgcagccatgcttctcgttttctcacatgctctggcagctcgcACGTGGccacgtgcacgagagaggggagggacttagagcgtgcttgagaggagcgggactgcaggcacggctgcagtgcagggagtggaagcagagcgctgaacacacacggctcttattaaaaacggcgcttcttctttcgtataacgttagatgtccaactcggtgtcgtgtagccattCCCGCATCGctggtcctaggtcgaagaggctggcttccgagggtggtctatataaggggcagatggtgattattattattattatatggaaaaacggcgctttttcacgggagtacttttccccgtcattcttaaagtaccgatactaatgaaacggaggaatcgtaccgtttttaacggcagggtatcgcggtacctttcaagtatcggtacaccgtgcaacactactgcagtatacaaagtcattcaaactagctgcaccttcaccagctttgagaacactttcatgatcaatcattataaaacatatcctatatattattctgaaatggaccaatctgcacaatgactacttttactgtcgctactttcactatattctgatgaaaatacttttctacttttacttgaggaacattttgaatgcaggacttttactgaaacggagtattcctacactctggtacttctaatctacttttaatcaagtacaagatctgagtacttctacttttactcaagtacaagatctgagtacttctacttttagtaaagtacaagatctgagtacttctacttttagtaaagtacaagatctgagtacttctacttttattaagtacaagatctgagtacttctacttttaatcaagtacaagatctatacttacttataccacctctgtttatagcctatgaaaacaactattagaaaacgaaggctaaagctaacgttagcagatagtgacaatgtatgctagctagctcaacgattccttaaatgatattgcgacagaaaaacgcttatagtttttataggtgttgccatctgttttgtgtagcgtggttctacaagcaagtcaatgcattcattgggtggtatcagagagttacacgggtctgtaaatgcaatgaaaacaattggccacagcaaataatttatattaaacatgtaatttttacttttgaatacttcagtacaaaggatgtattgaataattttgtgatatgtgtacacatctacatcattcaaaacagggctacatttgatttaattaaaaggtataatatgtggtaaactgaagagccctttgggagccgaaagagccggctcttcttggtgagccgagccaaatgatccggctcaccaagaagagccggaattcccatcactagaatgacttcttctgcaaggatttataaaagcagctggaatcccttaaattgctattggataaaaaaagttaggaaacgcccctatacgatccgcgtTACGTTCACACTGCCCAGGACCAGATTCAGGTACAGTCTGAAAAACACACAAATGGAAATAAGTAATACAACATGTCTGTGATGTGAAGTGTGGCCATGAAAAAAGTACTGACCCGTTTTTCTTCGGCAAATACGCTTCCATATCAAAGAACACATTTTCTTTatcttttatttgtgttttcatATCCGCTATTAGTTTCAGTTCTTGCTCGTCACATgttttttaaaggtaagaagaagtttaaagatttatattgcggatattatcagtacatctgattcaaatgaacatgtgtattaaaggatgtcagtggattatccctaaattagtagatttagggaacgtttacagataacagatcaagctagcataccgaagcaagttagcaacacacgttgacagccttttaattgtaagttccgttctcttaatgtcatttcgtccaacatgttgaattagagaagaggggcttctaaacgggattgtatgcggggggggtggagggagttaaatattagatcaatataactttggtgcgtgtaagagtgagtgtttttagcagagccatattgtgtccttgtgattctgttgattattacctgtctgtattatgttgcagctcagctgattctggattggtggcaaagggagagggacttaagtgagagtgaaaacacaaggtaagtttaatactgttttatataagtaaacaccttatctccccaaggcatttcccatccaataggtgtgctgtgtgtataaccctttctcctgtctgttactccctctttcagcacaagaaccagagggggattcaatggagtctgaatacctgcactgagaccctcaccctgcaccatgagtctcaactctgtgtttttcaagcctttccctgtttttttgtattaaacaaaacattaagttttcccaatggtgtggttttcgttttgtgaaaaagtgcaaatgcagtgtttgtatataattacatcacatattttgttgctgttggtcgtgaaattgctcctgctgacttgagccagacattttttcctccgctctgtgtcagtggggaagccgtacattcgtactcctttttctgagcgatttgagcatccccaggcagcacagcaaaccatggtggccactaggaggcagcacagcaaaccaggacaacacggaggaaaaggcaccgacaaactgcatgatatgctattcaatgtttattgaattccatgtatttgcaatggatgttcctaaaacaacacatttaacatcatcattatcatcatcatatgctgctagtcctgctgctgctgctgctagtcctttgatagtcacctgtcctttctgaaagccataaagatgacattagtcatttagataacttgtgtcctcaattaccaggggattactgaaactaccatgaatttaagaaaatggtagaaatgaatctaatctgaattttaaagcattactttagatcccctccctctaaatgtatcaataaacattagaaagtgatgctcctgactaccatacaagtttaagaagataatattggtttgaaagaattcaaagctataaataaacagcaacagactctttaacaaggcactgttagtaacatgtaaactagttgttcacactaatcctaatagtatcacttaatattagcaaattcgattttattttttaaaacatattgatgtaaatacatacacatatcgatttgttgtataaatattgcaaatcaaaacctttattcactaataattaacaaaaatcgtagttctatctcctgttatcaatgcattcacattgcccgccatgaacttccggggaacgatcctcgtctacatgaaccacgtgacgataaccgtttttggacttccggtgtcgtaactcttctatctatatggcgctggccaGACCCATCTCCATCCCGGAGCATCAGAgttcagccgacaggcaggaggactcgagcacacagctcgcgtttatattaaaaaaataacaccatgcgcgtcatgatggcacataacagctcgcgactgCAGATTATTTCAGCGATTAgattaaatgtaaattatatttgacgcaactttagttacatttccatgacttttccaaaactttgggaaaaatattgttttcaataacttttccagggcctggaatttgcattttcaatttccatgacttttccatgtGTTCAATGACCGTCCGAACCCTGTCACTAAGTCTCTTAAAACCCACAGACAGAATATGGTTAGGAGCTAATATACAGATATGCAATCTGAGAAAAAGCAACTGTAGGCTGTTTCTTTGCACTAAAACATGTTGGCTGTATTTTGGAACATCCCCAAACAGTTGACAGTCACCTTCATTCTCTTTCCCAATGGAGCAGCTGGAGATTTTACATTGTGATGGCATGACAGGTCTTATTTGCCTGGTACTAGCATAGGCAGAAGGGTGATCGTGCCACAACACCACCATGATGCTTTATTTTAACCTAAAAAGGGAGTTGTATCTCTTCCTATTATTGACCACTTATGTTGTTGTTTCAAGTTAGCTAGCCAACGTGAGCTATTGTGGTAATGGTAAAGGATGATGATGTATTCAATGACTTCTGCAAAATGGTGTTCTCAAACAAAGCCATAGCGTGAAGTTACCTTAACACATTTCTTAGTAAATTCAATAGAATTAATTCAAGAATTATTCAATTGTTAGCTAAGTTACTGTAGCTGCTCATTAGCCGCCTAGCAGCAACACAAGTAACCTGCTGCTTACGTTAGCTGCAGAAACACACGGGTGTTACTCACAATTCAAAGATGTTAACAAATGCTGACATTTGTCCATCCCTTAAATACAATTTTCCAACAGCAAAGTTATTGGCTGAAAAAGCTGCGTTTACGGGTGAGCTGAGAATGGATGGCGAATAGGAAGAAGCCATCCAACCTAACGTAGTAGCTGTCAGTGCCATCCAC comes from Pseudochaenichthys georgianus chromosome 12, fPseGeo1.2, whole genome shotgun sequence and encodes:
- the tmem120b gene encoding transmembrane protein 120B; translated protein: MSKPRYETEWEEMDEEYQQLQETHKVYRQKLEELTSLQTTCSSAISKQKKCLKDLRWSLTKCSKTCDEQELKLIADMKTQIKDKENVFFDMEAYLPKKNGLYLNLVLGSVNVTLLSNQAKFAYKDEYEKFKLYMTIILMFGAISLFFLNYRVTDEIFNFLLVWYYCTLTIRESILMSNGSRIYGWWVFHHYVSTFLSGVMLTWPEGPVYQMFRSQFLAFCIYQSFVQYLQYYYQRGCLYRLRALGERNQLDLTVEGFQSWMWRGLTFLLPFLFCGHFWQLYNSLTLFRLGGHEDCKEWQVIMLSLTFFVLFLGNFFTTLQVVNKKIQKNQKKNHKKDQD